In Zingiber officinale cultivar Zhangliang chromosome 1A, Zo_v1.1, whole genome shotgun sequence, a genomic segment contains:
- the LOC122009724 gene encoding transcription factor MYB86-like: protein MGRHSCCHKQKLRKGLWSPEEDEKLLRHIANYGHGCWSSIPKQAGLQRCGKSCRLRWINYLRPDLKRGSFSEQEEALIVEMHAALGNRWSQIASRLPGRTDNEIKNFWNSCVKKKLRQRGIDSGTHRPLAQSEPAAELRPASETSSSPLEATFLDQFIADQMNWQQQQLPPPPPPPFCCNSLWLNQINPDQQLSAGIQHSADAVHSSNSSDQSSSSFFENGLLLPLPQLPPPPPPQPQQLEAEELKYWFECLETSFLGSPPLHSDIKLETKPTFSDLLDHPCHHGQKQQQEQQSFDIYSKLLQHNRSD from the exons ATGGGCAGGCACTCCTGCTGCCACAAGCAGAAGCTGCGCAAGGGCCTCTGGTCGCCGGAGGAGGACGAAAAGCTACTCAGGCACATCGCCAACTACGGCCATGGCTGCTGGAGCTCCATCCCCAAACAAGCAG GCCTCCAGCGGTGCGGGAAGAGCTGCCGGCTCCGGTGGATCAACTACCTGAGGCCCGACCTCAAGCGCGGCTCCTTCTCGGAGCAGGAGGAGGCGCTCATCGTCGAGATGCACGCGGCGCTGGGCAACAG GTGGTCGCAGATCGCGTCGCGGCTGCCGGGGCGGacggacaacgagatcaagaACTTCTGGAACTCCTGCGTCAAGAAGAAGCTGAGGCAGCGGGGCATCGACTCCGGCACCCACCGGCCGCTCGCGCAGAGCGAGCCCGCCGCCGAGCTCAGACCGGCCTCGGAGACCTCTTCGTCGCCGTTGGAAGCCACCTTCTTGGACCAATTCATCGCCGACCAAATGAATTGGCAGCAGCAGCAACTgccgcctccgccgccgccgccatttTGCTGCAATTCTCTCTGGCTCAACCAAATCAATCCCGATCAGCAGCTTTCCGCCGGAATTCAGCACAGTGCCGACGCAGTTCACTCCAGCAACAGCAGCGACCAGAGCAGCAGCTCCTTCTTCGAGAATGGACTCCTCCTCCCTTTGCCTCAACTACCTCCGCCACCGCCGCCGCAGCCGCAGCAGCTCGAGGCAGAGGAACTCAAGTACTGGTTCGAGTGCCTCGAGACCTCCTTCCTCGGCAGTCCACCCCTGCATTCCGACATCAAGCTCGAAACCAAGCCCACCTTCAGCGATCTTCTCGATCATCCTTGCCACCATGGCCAGAAGCAGCAGCAAGAGCAGCAGTCCTTTGACATTTACAGTAAGCTTCTGCAGCACAACAGATCAGATTGA